From one Simplicispira suum genomic stretch:
- the metG gene encoding methionine--tRNA ligase, giving the protein MPRKLFVTTALPYANGKFHIGHIMEYIQADIWVRTQRMLGNEVNFVGADDTHGAPIMIAAEKAGLTPQQFVADIAAGRQQYLDGFHIAFDNWHSTDAPENHQLAQDIYRDLKANNLIETRTIDQFFDPEKSMFLPDRYIKGECPRCHAKDQYGDNCEVCGAVYAPTDLIEPYSTLSGAKPVLKSSEHFFFKLSDPRCVAFLEDWTQDGRLQPEVANKVKEWFSVRTNPDGTTSEGLGDWDISRDAPYFGIEIPDAPGKYFYVWLDAPIGYLASLKNLLDKRGEDYEAYMADPALEQYHFIGKDIVTFHTLFWPATLKFSGRKVPDSVFVHGFLTVNNGEKMSKSRGTGLDPLKYLELGMNPEWLRYYLAAKLSARNEDIDFNATDFMARVNSDLVGKYINIASRAAGFLSKRFGGQLAEVSADGDALLEHLKTVAPSIIELLAEREYGKALRETMLLADRVNAYVDQNKPWELAKQEGMDGRLQDVCSTCIEAFRLLTIVLKPVLPALAAQVENFLNVPPFDFASVQQRLGAGHVIGNYQHLMQRVDIKQLEALFEPPAQADQADEAIDSGASKTHSLPGGEAIAPTITIDDFAKIDLRIARIERCERVEGSTKLLRLTLDAGEGKTRNVFSGIASAYAPEQLTGKLTVLVANLAPRKMKFGISEGMVLAASHGDEKAQPGIYVLEPTEGAQPGMRVR; this is encoded by the coding sequence ATGCCCCGCAAACTCTTCGTCACCACCGCGCTGCCCTACGCCAACGGCAAATTCCACATCGGCCACATCATGGAATACATCCAGGCCGACATCTGGGTGCGCACCCAGCGCATGCTGGGCAACGAAGTCAACTTTGTCGGCGCCGACGACACGCACGGCGCGCCCATCATGATTGCCGCCGAGAAGGCGGGCCTGACGCCGCAGCAGTTCGTGGCCGATATCGCCGCCGGGCGCCAGCAGTACCTCGACGGTTTCCATATTGCCTTTGACAACTGGCACAGCACCGATGCGCCCGAGAACCACCAGTTGGCCCAGGACATCTACCGCGATCTCAAAGCCAACAACCTGATCGAGACGCGCACCATCGACCAGTTTTTCGACCCCGAAAAGTCGATGTTCCTGCCCGACCGCTACATCAAGGGCGAGTGCCCGCGCTGCCACGCCAAGGACCAGTACGGCGACAACTGCGAGGTCTGCGGCGCGGTGTATGCGCCGACCGACCTGATCGAGCCCTATTCCACGCTCTCGGGCGCCAAGCCGGTGCTGAAGTCGTCCGAGCATTTCTTCTTCAAGCTCTCTGACCCGCGCTGCGTCGCGTTCCTGGAGGATTGGACGCAGGATGGCCGCCTGCAGCCAGAGGTGGCGAACAAGGTCAAGGAATGGTTCAGCGTGCGCACCAACCCGGACGGCACCACCAGCGAAGGCCTGGGCGACTGGGACATCTCGCGCGATGCGCCCTACTTCGGCATTGAAATTCCGGACGCGCCCGGCAAGTATTTCTATGTGTGGCTGGACGCGCCCATCGGCTACCTCGCCTCGCTGAAGAACCTGCTGGACAAGCGCGGCGAGGACTACGAGGCCTACATGGCCGACCCGGCGCTGGAGCAGTACCACTTCATCGGCAAGGACATCGTCACCTTCCACACGCTGTTCTGGCCCGCCACGCTCAAGTTCAGCGGCCGCAAGGTGCCCGATTCGGTGTTCGTGCACGGTTTTCTCACTGTCAACAACGGCGAGAAGATGAGCAAAAGCCGGGGCACGGGCCTGGACCCGCTCAAATACCTGGAACTCGGCATGAACCCCGAGTGGCTGCGTTACTACCTGGCAGCCAAACTCTCGGCGCGCAACGAAGACATCGACTTCAATGCCACCGACTTCATGGCCCGCGTCAACAGCGACCTGGTGGGCAAATACATCAACATTGCATCCCGCGCGGCGGGTTTCTTGAGCAAGCGCTTTGGCGGTCAGCTGGCGGAGGTGTCGGCCGACGGCGACGCATTGCTGGAGCACTTGAAGACCGTGGCCCCCAGCATCATCGAGCTGCTGGCCGAGCGCGAATACGGCAAGGCGCTGCGCGAGACCATGCTGCTGGCCGACCGCGTTAACGCCTACGTCGACCAGAACAAGCCCTGGGAACTGGCCAAGCAAGAGGGCATGGACGGCCGCCTGCAAGACGTCTGCAGCACCTGCATCGAGGCTTTCCGCCTGCTGACCATTGTGTTGAAACCGGTACTGCCTGCACTTGCGGCCCAGGTCGAAAACTTCCTGAACGTCCCACCCTTTGACTTTGCGAGCGTGCAGCAGCGCCTTGGGGCGGGCCACGTGATAGGCAACTACCAGCATTTGATGCAGCGCGTGGACATCAAGCAACTTGAGGCACTTTTTGAGCCTCCAGCGCAGGCGGATCAAGCGGATGAAGCTATTGATTCAGGAGCATCCAAGACCCACTCTCTCCCCGGCGGCGAAGCCATCGCGCCCACGATCACCATTGACGATTTCGCCAAGATCGACCTGCGCATTGCCCGCATCGAGCGGTGCGAACGCGTCGAAGGCTCGACCAAGCTGCTGCGCCTGACGCTGGACGCTGGAGAAGGCAAGACACGCAATGTCTTCAGTGGCATTGCCAGCGCCTATGCGCCCGAACAACTTACCGGCAAGCTCACTGTGCTGGTGGCCAACCTCGCGCCCCGCAAGATGAAGTTCGGCATATCCGAAGGCATGGTGCTGGCCGCCAGCCATGGCGATGAGAAAGCGCAGCCGGGCATCTACGTGCTGGAGCCCACTGAAGGCGCACAGCCCGGCATGCGCGTGCGCTAG
- a CDS encoding patatin-like phospholipase family protein produces MNIPLNSLPPSDVPAAAAADAAATVGRTGLLLTGGGARAAYQVGVLEAIADLRLACGAGKQPNPFRIITGTSAGAINAAALACGADQFDRAVRRIVRAWSHMQARQIYRADSFSVAQSGARWLTLLSLGWVLARWRRLRPRSLLDNAPLARLLRQMVPLVRLPMVIRKGHLDALAVTASSYTSGDHVTFFEAGERQDPWVRSQRRAVRDRITHEHLLASAAIPFVFPATAIDVEERTEYFGDGSMRQSAPIAAAIHLGAERILVVGAGRMHEPKDPTLETEIPAYPSLAQIAGHALSNIFLDALAVDIERMERINKTISLIPQASRSGSLLRPIELLVIAPSERLDAMAARHVGDLPPSVRTMLGALGVTSDMQDVRGAALASYLLFEASYTRDLMALGRADTLAKRDEVCRFFGWQDTGASVPAEAQRAEADLVRKAA; encoded by the coding sequence ATGAATATCCCGTTGAACTCCCTGCCACCCAGCGACGTTCCTGCTGCTGCAGCGGCCGATGCAGCCGCTACCGTGGGCCGCACCGGCTTGCTGCTGACCGGCGGCGGCGCACGCGCTGCCTACCAGGTGGGCGTGCTCGAAGCCATTGCCGATCTGCGCCTGGCCTGCGGCGCGGGCAAACAGCCCAACCCTTTTCGCATCATCACCGGCACTTCGGCAGGCGCCATCAACGCCGCCGCCCTGGCTTGCGGGGCCGACCAGTTTGATCGGGCGGTGCGGCGCATCGTCCGCGCCTGGAGTCACATGCAAGCTCGGCAAATCTATCGCGCCGACTCGTTCAGCGTGGCGCAAAGCGGTGCACGCTGGCTGACGCTGCTGTCCTTGGGCTGGGTGCTGGCACGCTGGCGGCGGCTGCGGCCCAGATCTTTGCTGGACAATGCGCCGCTGGCCAGGCTACTGCGGCAAATGGTGCCCCTGGTGCGGTTGCCAATGGTCATTCGCAAGGGCCATCTCGACGCACTGGCGGTCACGGCATCGAGCTACACCTCGGGTGACCACGTCACATTTTTCGAGGCCGGCGAGCGCCAGGATCCCTGGGTGCGCTCGCAGCGCCGCGCCGTGCGCGACCGCATCACCCACGAGCATTTGCTGGCCTCAGCCGCTATTCCCTTCGTCTTTCCCGCCACGGCCATCGACGTCGAAGAGCGGACCGAATACTTTGGTGACGGCTCCATGCGCCAGTCGGCACCGATTGCCGCCGCCATCCACCTGGGGGCCGAGCGCATTCTGGTGGTGGGCGCCGGGCGCATGCACGAACCCAAAGATCCCACGCTGGAGACGGAAATTCCCGCCTACCCCTCGCTGGCGCAGATAGCGGGCCATGCGCTGTCGAACATCTTCCTGGACGCGCTTGCCGTGGACATCGAACGCATGGAGCGCATCAACAAGACGATTTCGCTCATTCCCCAGGCGTCCCGCAGCGGCAGCCTGCTGCGGCCCATCGAACTGCTGGTAATCGCTCCCTCAGAGCGACTCGACGCCATGGCGGCGCGCCACGTGGGCGACCTGCCACCGTCGGTGCGCACCATGCTGGGCGCGCTGGGAGTTACCTCCGACATGCAGGACGTGCGCGGCGCGGCACTGGCCAGCTACCTGCTGTTTGAAGCGTCGTACACCCGCGACCTGATGGCGCTGGGCCGTGCCGACACCCTGGCCAAGCGCGATGAAGTTTGCCGCTTTTTTGGCTGGCAGGACACAGGCGCATCGGTTCCGGCCGAGGCACAAAGAGCGGAAGCGGATCTCGTACGCAAAGCCGCATAG
- a CDS encoding lysozyme inhibitor LprI family protein translates to MKNWILAPILAISGPVLAASACDKPHNDFDGLYCLNKIYQEADTELNTNYKALAPLLDADGKARLKAGQLAWMKTRNANCSRRDGNSFLVDLQCATDTTIARSQFLQDRLRECKSAGCLNSRL, encoded by the coding sequence ATGAAGAACTGGATCCTCGCGCCGATCCTGGCCATTTCGGGGCCGGTGCTGGCGGCCTCCGCATGCGACAAGCCACACAACGACTTTGACGGCCTGTACTGTCTGAACAAGATTTACCAGGAGGCCGATACGGAGTTGAATACCAACTACAAGGCCCTGGCGCCGCTGCTGGATGCAGATGGCAAGGCCCGGTTGAAGGCGGGCCAGTTGGCGTGGATGAAAACGCGCAATGCCAATTGCTCGCGCCGGGACGGCAACAGCTTTCTCGTGGACTTGCAATGCGCTACCGACACCACCATTGCCCGTTCGCAGTTTCTCCAGGATCGCCTGCGCGAGTGCAAGAGCGCAGGTTGTCTCAATAGCCGGCTCTGA
- the fdhF gene encoding formate dehydrogenase subunit alpha has translation MNAPDLIAFELDGETLRAWPGESLWQAALRHGVEIPHLCHTEGLRPDGNCRSCVVEIDGERTLAPSCCRAPTPGMQVRAQSPRARAAQRMVVELLLADMPDAGCQWLDEPEDEDATETIAYNAYGTSAGGQNDHKFIGQHGELSQWAERLQVQVRPALAALRRAPLAPDLSHPAMAVQLDACIQCGRCVRACRESQVNGVIGMALRGADARPVFDLDDPMGLSTCVGCGECVQACPTGALSAKPLVGSQAMDRSVDSVCPFCGVGCLVTWQVRGEKIVGVQGRDGPANEGRLCVKGRFGFDYIHHPDRLTAPLVRKPGVPKRMPEPGADWRDTFREASWDEALALAAGGLLQLRSAHGPKALAGFGSAKGSNEEAYLFQKLVRIGFGSNNVDHCTRLCHASSVAALLEGVGSGAVSNPVRDVEFSDLIFVIGSNPTSNHPVAATWMKNAAQRGAKIVLADPRITDLGAHAWRTLQFRADSDVALLNALLHAVIDEGLVNEAFVRERVEGFDELRAHLAAFSPEAMAPICGIAAPLLREVARAFASAKNAMILWGMGVSQHVHGTDNVRCLIALAAITGQIGRPGTGLHPLRGQNNVQGASDAGLIPMMLPNYQRVDDPGALAWFENFWGQPLDGEPGYTVVEILHKALAPDADPHKIRGMYIMGENPAMSDPDLNHARHALGSLSHLVVQDIFLTETAWLADVVLPASSWMEKTGTASNTDRMVQLGRPAVAPPGDARADLWILQQMAAGMGLDWHYPGDESGVAAVYEEMRLAMHGAIAGITWDRLLCEGSVTYPCLSLEDPGQPIVFRERFPTASGRVRLVPAGLVPGDEQPDADYPLVLITGRQLEHWHTGSMTRRSEVLDAIEPVATASMNAAEMARLGLVAGGRARIASRRGSVELMLRRDDGTPDGTVFLPFAYREAAANLLTNSALDPFGKIPEFKYCAVRVAKA, from the coding sequence ATGAACGCCCCCGACCTGATTGCCTTCGAGCTTGATGGTGAAACGCTGCGCGCTTGGCCGGGTGAGAGCCTGTGGCAAGCCGCGCTGCGCCACGGCGTCGAAATCCCCCACCTGTGCCACACGGAAGGCTTGCGGCCCGATGGCAATTGCCGCTCCTGCGTGGTGGAAATCGACGGCGAACGCACCCTCGCGCCCAGTTGCTGCCGCGCGCCCACGCCCGGCATGCAGGTGCGGGCGCAGAGCCCGCGCGCCCGCGCAGCGCAGCGCATGGTGGTGGAGCTGCTGCTCGCCGACATGCCGGATGCGGGTTGCCAATGGCTCGATGAACCTGAAGACGAAGATGCTACTGAAACAATAGCTTATAACGCATATGGGACAAGCGCTGGAGGCCAAAATGACCATAAATTTATCGGCCAGCATGGCGAACTGAGCCAATGGGCCGAGCGCTTGCAAGTGCAGGTGCGCCCTGCGCTGGCAGCCTTGCGCCGCGCGCCGCTGGCGCCAGACCTCAGCCACCCCGCCATGGCGGTGCAGCTCGACGCCTGCATCCAGTGCGGACGCTGCGTGCGCGCCTGCCGCGAAAGCCAGGTCAACGGCGTCATCGGCATGGCGCTGCGCGGCGCCGACGCCCGGCCGGTGTTCGACCTGGACGATCCCATGGGGCTGAGCACCTGCGTAGGTTGCGGCGAGTGCGTGCAGGCCTGCCCGACCGGTGCGCTCAGCGCCAAGCCCCTGGTAGGTTCGCAGGCCATGGACCGCAGCGTCGATTCGGTCTGCCCCTTCTGCGGCGTCGGCTGCCTGGTCACCTGGCAGGTGCGCGGTGAAAAAATCGTCGGCGTGCAGGGCAGGGACGGCCCGGCCAACGAAGGCCGGCTGTGCGTCAAGGGCCGCTTTGGTTTTGACTACATCCACCACCCGGATCGGCTCACCGCGCCGCTCGTTCGCAAGCCGGGTGTTCCCAAGCGCATGCCCGAGCCCGGTGCCGACTGGCGCGATACCTTCCGCGAAGCCTCCTGGGACGAAGCGCTGGCGCTGGCCGCTGGGGGTTTGCTGCAGCTTCGGAGCGCCCACGGCCCCAAGGCACTGGCCGGCTTTGGTTCGGCCAAGGGCAGCAATGAAGAGGCTTATTTGTTCCAGAAGCTGGTGCGCATCGGCTTTGGCAGCAACAACGTCGACCACTGCACGCGGTTGTGCCATGCGTCGAGCGTGGCCGCGCTGCTTGAAGGCGTGGGCTCGGGGGCGGTCAGCAACCCGGTGCGCGATGTGGAATTTTCGGATCTGATCTTCGTCATTGGCTCCAACCCCACATCGAATCACCCGGTGGCCGCCACCTGGATGAAGAACGCCGCCCAACGCGGCGCAAAAATCGTATTGGCCGACCCGCGCATCACCGATCTGGGCGCGCACGCCTGGCGCACGCTGCAGTTTCGCGCCGACAGCGACGTGGCGCTGCTCAACGCCTTGCTGCACGCGGTCATCGACGAGGGCTTGGTCAACGAAGCGTTTGTCCGCGAGCGGGTCGAGGGGTTCGACGAACTGCGTGCGCACCTCGCCGCGTTCAGCCCCGAAGCCATGGCGCCGATCTGCGGCATTGCTGCGCCGCTCTTGCGCGAGGTGGCGCGGGCCTTCGCCAGTGCCAAGAACGCGATGATTCTGTGGGGCATGGGGGTCAGTCAGCATGTGCACGGCACCGACAACGTGCGCTGCCTGATTGCACTGGCCGCCATCACCGGCCAGATCGGCCGCCCCGGCACGGGCCTGCATCCGCTGCGCGGCCAGAACAACGTGCAGGGCGCCAGCGACGCGGGCCTGATTCCCATGATGCTGCCGAACTACCAGCGCGTGGACGATCCGGGGGCACTGGCCTGGTTTGAGAATTTCTGGGGCCAGCCACTCGACGGCGAGCCGGGCTACACCGTCGTCGAAATCCTGCACAAGGCCTTGGCGCCAGACGCCGACCCGCACAAGATTCGCGGCATGTACATCATGGGTGAGAACCCCGCCATGAGCGACCCGGACCTGAACCACGCGCGCCATGCACTGGGCAGCCTCTCCCACCTGGTGGTGCAGGACATCTTCCTGACCGAAACCGCCTGGCTGGCCGACGTGGTGCTGCCGGCGAGCAGCTGGATGGAAAAAACCGGTACCGCGAGCAACACGGACCGCATGGTGCAGCTCGGCCGGCCGGCCGTCGCTCCTCCAGGGGACGCGCGCGCTGACCTGTGGATCCTGCAGCAAATGGCGGCTGGCATGGGGCTCGATTGGCATTACCCCGGCGATGAATCTGGCGTGGCAGCGGTGTACGAGGAAATGCGGCTTGCCATGCATGGCGCGATTGCCGGCATCACCTGGGACAGATTGCTGTGCGAGGGCAGCGTGACCTACCCCTGTCTGTCCCTGGAGGATCCGGGCCAACCCATCGTTTTCAGGGAGCGCTTCCCCACCGCCAGCGGGCGTGTGCGCCTGGTGCCTGCCGGCCTGGTGCCCGGCGACGAGCAGCCCGATGCCGACTACCCGCTGGTGCTCATCACCGGGCGCCAGCTTGAGCACTGGCACACCGGCAGCATGACCCGGCGCAGTGAGGTACTGGATGCAATCGAGCCGGTGGCCACAGCATCAATGAATGCAGCAGAAATGGCGCGGCTGGGCCTGGTGGCCGGTGGGCGCGCACGCATCGCCTCACGGCGCGGCAGCGTCGAGCTGATGTTGCGGCGCGACGATGGCACACCGGACGGTACCGTGTTCTTGCCCTTTGCCTACCGCGAGGCGGCGGCCAATTTGCTGACGAACTCCGCGCTTGACCCGTTTGGAAAAATTCCCGAATTCAAGTACTGCGCGGTTCGGGTGGCGAAGGCATAA
- a CDS encoding NADH-ubiquinone oxidoreductase-F iron-sulfur binding region domain-containing protein, which produces MTASSPAAARVIPLATAEQLLERKRRKSQLKGRQPDGASLHQVRALIGPPPTEGHRRDGLIEHLHALNDAYRGLHDRHLVALACEMRIPMAEVYEVASFYHHFEVLRGASEAPGLTVRVCDSLSCQLAGAQELLARLPQFFAGQDVRVVPVPCVGRCEQAPVAVVHQTPVARATPEAVVFASNGPLALIPQAQAAIYFVAADWAERSLPEYAGPTDYASYRAHGGYSTAAALVNGEMDTEEVLTMMEDSGLRGLGGAGFPAGRKWRIVRGQAAPRLMAVNIDEGEPGTFKDRTYLERDPHRFLEGVLIAAQVVGTEAVYIYLRDEYHGCRALLQAELGKLLADPPCPLPHIELRRGAGAYICGEESAMIESIEGKRGMPRLRPPYIAERGLFGRPTLEHNFETLYWVRDIVERGPQWFAGFGRRGRKGLRSFSVSGRVAQPGVKLAPAGITLRELIDEYCGGMQAGHELYAYLPGGASGGILPARLADLPLDFDTLQPHGCFIGSAAIIVLGHHDRARDAALNVMRFFAHESCGQCTPCRVGTDKAATLMQAPRWDGDLLDDLAQVMQDASICGLGQAAPNPIRCMHQYFAHEVGENAWPGDLPHPRSGPLSKTLPPERAP; this is translated from the coding sequence ATGACTGCTTCTTCGCCTGCTGCCGCCCGGGTCATCCCGCTCGCCACTGCCGAGCAGCTGCTTGAGCGCAAACGCCGCAAGAGCCAGCTCAAAGGGCGCCAGCCGGATGGCGCCTCGCTGCACCAAGTGCGCGCGCTCATTGGCCCGCCGCCTACTGAGGGCCATCGGCGCGATGGGCTGATCGAGCACCTGCATGCCCTGAACGACGCCTACCGCGGCCTGCACGACCGGCATCTGGTGGCTCTGGCATGCGAAATGCGTATTCCGATGGCCGAGGTGTATGAGGTGGCAAGTTTCTATCACCACTTCGAGGTACTGCGAGGCGCGAGCGAAGCGCCGGGCCTGACGGTGCGCGTTTGCGATTCGCTCTCCTGCCAGCTGGCGGGTGCGCAGGAACTGCTGGCGCGGCTACCGCAGTTCTTTGCCGGACAGGATGTGCGCGTCGTGCCCGTGCCCTGCGTCGGCCGGTGCGAGCAGGCGCCGGTCGCGGTGGTGCACCAGACGCCTGTTGCGCGCGCCACGCCAGAAGCCGTGGTTTTTGCATCAAATGGGCCTCTAGCGCTTATTCCACAAGCGCAAGCAGCTATTTATTTCGTAGCAGCAGACTGGGCAGAGCGCAGCCTGCCGGAATACGCAGGTCCTACCGACTACGCCAGCTACCGCGCCCACGGCGGCTACAGCACGGCGGCGGCGCTGGTCAATGGTGAGATGGACACCGAAGAAGTCCTCACCATGATGGAGGATTCCGGCCTGCGCGGCCTGGGTGGCGCGGGATTTCCGGCAGGGCGCAAGTGGCGGATTGTGCGCGGGCAAGCGGCACCCCGCCTGATGGCTGTGAACATCGACGAAGGCGAGCCTGGCACCTTCAAAGACCGCACCTATCTGGAGCGCGACCCGCACCGCTTCCTTGAAGGCGTGCTGATTGCGGCGCAAGTGGTGGGCACCGAGGCGGTCTACATCTACCTGCGCGACGAATACCACGGCTGCCGCGCGCTCTTGCAAGCCGAACTTGGCAAGCTGCTGGCCGACCCACCGTGCCCGCTGCCGCACATTGAGCTGCGGCGCGGCGCCGGCGCCTACATCTGCGGCGAAGAGTCGGCCATGATCGAGAGTATCGAAGGCAAACGCGGTATGCCGCGCCTGCGCCCGCCCTACATCGCCGAGCGCGGCCTGTTTGGCCGGCCGACGCTGGAGCACAACTTTGAAACGCTGTACTGGGTGCGCGACATCGTCGAACGCGGCCCGCAGTGGTTTGCCGGGTTTGGCCGGCGCGGACGCAAGGGCCTGCGCAGCTTCAGCGTCAGCGGGCGCGTGGCGCAGCCGGGGGTCAAGCTCGCGCCGGCGGGCATCACGCTGCGCGAGCTGATCGATGAATACTGCGGCGGCATGCAAGCCGGGCACGAGCTCTACGCCTACCTGCCCGGCGGCGCCTCGGGCGGCATCCTGCCGGCGCGGCTGGCCGACCTGCCGCTCGATTTCGACACCTTGCAGCCCCACGGCTGCTTCATCGGCTCGGCCGCCATCATCGTGCTCGGCCACCACGACCGTGCGCGCGACGCGGCGCTGAACGTCATGCGTTTCTTCGCGCACGAGAGCTGCGGCCAGTGCACGCCCTGCCGCGTCGGCACGGACAAGGCGGCGACCCTCATGCAGGCACCCCGCTGGGATGGCGATCTGTTGGACGACCTGGCGCAGGTCATGCAGGACGCCTCCATCTGCGGCCTGGGCCAGGCGGCGCCCAACCCGATTCGCTGCATGCACCAATACTTCGCGCACGAGGTGGGTGAAAACGCTTGGCCGGGCGATTTGCCGCACCCGCGCAGCGGGCCACTCAGCAAAACGCTGCCGCCGGAGCGCGCGCCATGA
- a CDS encoding restriction endonuclease, with product MKLKMADNSLFAILLRSPWWVSFLVAGAITAVVAALAPDRFKAFGAVASLPLYGVGCVAAWRQWKAPSAAQLAEKAAALRAMNWREFSAALEQAWRAQGASVQTVTGLEADFCVEQNGRTVLVSARRWKAASHGTEPVAQLVAAMRKRELSAGQYLVGQGSVSDSARALARSEGVALIEGDALASMLLKQAR from the coding sequence GTGAAACTGAAAATGGCCGACAACTCGCTGTTTGCAATCCTGCTGCGCTCACCCTGGTGGGTAAGCTTTTTGGTGGCCGGCGCCATCACTGCGGTGGTGGCCGCGCTGGCGCCCGATCGCTTCAAGGCCTTTGGTGCCGTCGCTTCGCTGCCGCTGTATGGCGTGGGCTGCGTGGCAGCCTGGCGCCAGTGGAAAGCACCTTCAGCCGCACAATTGGCCGAAAAGGCGGCAGCGCTGCGCGCCATGAACTGGCGCGAGTTTTCGGCAGCGCTCGAGCAGGCCTGGCGCGCACAAGGTGCCAGCGTGCAGACGGTCACCGGGCTGGAAGCCGATTTTTGCGTCGAACAAAACGGCCGCACCGTGCTGGTCAGCGCACGCCGCTGGAAGGCGGCCAGCCACGGCACCGAGCCCGTGGCGCAACTGGTGGCGGCCATGCGCAAGCGCGAACTGTCTGCGGGACAGTATCTGGTGGGCCAAGGCAGCGTCAGCGACTCGGCCCGCGCGCTGGCGCGCAGTGAAGGCGTGGCGCTGATTGAAGGCGACGCACTGGCAAGCATGCTGCTGAAACAAGCACGATAG
- the apbC gene encoding iron-sulfur cluster carrier protein ApbC, translating to MAVSENDLLAALATVQDPHTGKDFVSSKALRNLTISAGDVAFDVELGYPAKSVVPALRTQLVAAARGVAGVGNVSVNITSKIAAHAVQRGVQLLPQVKNIIAVASGKGGVGKSTTAANLALALAAEGASVGVLDADIYGPSQPMMLGINRRPESVDGKNMEPLENYGIQVMSIGFLVDQDEAMIWRGPMATQALEQLLRQTNWRDLDYLVIDLPPGTGDIQLTLCQRVPITGGVIVTTPQDIALLDAKRGIKMFEKVGVPILGIVENMAVHVCSNCGHVEHIFGADGGKKMAAEYGMEYLGALPLDMQIRLQADSGKPTVVADPEGDVAQIYKRVARSVAVKIAQQAKDFSAKFPTISVSQDT from the coding sequence ATGGCTGTTTCCGAAAATGACCTGCTGGCCGCGTTGGCCACCGTGCAGGATCCGCACACCGGCAAGGACTTTGTCAGCAGCAAGGCTTTGCGCAATCTCACGATCAGCGCGGGCGATGTGGCCTTCGACGTGGAGCTGGGCTACCCCGCCAAAAGCGTGGTGCCAGCGCTGCGCACCCAACTGGTGGCTGCGGCGCGTGGCGTGGCCGGCGTGGGCAATGTGTCGGTCAATATCACGAGCAAGATTGCCGCGCACGCGGTGCAACGCGGCGTGCAGCTTCTGCCGCAGGTGAAAAACATCATTGCCGTAGCCTCGGGCAAGGGCGGCGTGGGCAAAAGCACCACCGCAGCCAATCTGGCGCTGGCGCTGGCGGCCGAGGGCGCCAGTGTGGGCGTGCTCGACGCCGACATCTACGGCCCCAGCCAGCCCATGATGCTGGGCATCAACCGCCGCCCCGAGAGCGTGGACGGCAAGAACATGGAGCCGCTGGAGAACTACGGCATCCAGGTCATGTCCATCGGTTTTCTGGTGGACCAGGACGAGGCCATGATTTGGCGCGGTCCTATGGCCACGCAGGCGCTCGAACAACTGCTGCGCCAGACCAATTGGCGCGATCTGGACTATCTCGTGATCGACCTGCCGCCCGGCACGGGCGACATCCAGCTCACGCTGTGCCAGCGCGTACCCATCACGGGCGGCGTCATCGTCACCACGCCACAGGACATTGCCTTGCTCGACGCCAAACGCGGCATCAAGATGTTTGAGAAAGTTGGCGTGCCGATTTTGGGAATTGTTGAGAACATGGCGGTACATGTGTGCAGCAACTGCGGCCATGTCGAGCATATTTTCGGCGCCGACGGTGGCAAAAAGATGGCGGCCGAGTACGGCATGGAGTATCTTGGTGCGCTGCCGCTCGACATGCAGATTCGCCTGCAGGCCGACAGTGGCAAGCCGACCGTGGTGGCCGACCCCGAGGGCGATGTGGCACAGATTTACAAGCGCGTGGCGCGCAGCGTGGCGGTAAAGATTGCGCAGCAGGCCAAGGATTTTTCCGCCAAATTTCCGACAATTTCTGTCTCCCAGGACACCTGA